TTAATCTGAAGGTATCTGCTGGAGGTTTTCTAGCTGTCAGCTCCAAAAGTTGGATCACTTTCACCTCCTGCATCTATCAGTCAAGCAAATGAGATCCCCATTCTGTAATGCTGGTCTGCACATCACACATTCCTGACCGTGCTCAGCTACACCTGTGGGAGCTCATACCCATGAGCTCTGTGTGGGCTTGCCTAGGTCTCCTGTAGTTTCAGTGGCATGCTTGAGGCTAGGCTGCTCAAGGCAGTAGAGACTGCAGTTTTGTGGCAGGATCCAAGGTAGATTCGAACATTTACTGCAAGAGTCAAATGATTGCATTAGTTAGCATTTAGCTGAGTTAGAGGCACCAGATAAACCTGTGCTAATTTAACATGTTTAACATCTTCTGCTTAACATCATTTTATCACTTAAAGCTGTCACTTAAATTACAAATTCCGTAAATCATAATTTAGGACAGTGAATAGGCTGgatatttctatttctctatATATTTAAAGGGAAATTTTCAAGAACACAGAAGTTAGGCAGGCAACCATCATCCTCTGAAGGCAATTGTTTTTTCCGGAAATGTTCCTTCAATTAGATGAGATACTTATATTAAGGTTTATTAATGGATAAGAGCTTATATACCACAATATTAATACCTATTAAGTTATCTCTGACTGGTTGGTCCTTGTACAGCCCAGTCAGTTTTATCCTTGCAACAGGGCAATTAACCTTTATAGCTGTGTACAATTTACAGTCTTGGGTGACCTTTCTctatgttaaaaaaaggaaaaaaaagctaaaaaaaattgcaaactccccccccccccccccccccccccccccgccaaaCCCCATGGTAAAAACATACAGGGAGGAAGCACATTGTATAAATTTGTAAGAAATACAACCTTTCTGCCCTCATAAAGGAAGTACATTGTGTAAATTTGTAAGAAGTACAACCCTTCTGCTCTCATAATACTGGAGAAATATCAAGACTAATATCAAGACTGCACAGAAAAAGTCAGAGAAGGTTTTTAAGCATCTACACAGAAGTAAATGGTTAATATGAGTGGTTGTTACTGCACGACCACCAAAGCTTTAGGAAaacactgagctgtgctgttaCAACCTAAGAAATAATACCCTCACATCGATACAGACTGAGATAACATCCGAGACAAAATCTGAAACTACTGAAGCGTTGCATTCACTACACAAGCTAAGGATAAAAAGCTGCTGATTCTCATCTTCTTGTTCATAATGTGCAACAGCAAAAACTAGTCTGAGAACCTGGCAGAATTCAACAGATTGAAATTACTTCATAAGTCAAAAGACCCCAATTTTGGTACACATTAATGGTATGCCTATTTCTCTGAATCACCAAGAGAACTGCAACATTATCCTGGAAAACAAGAATACAACTTCCCAAATTATACCAAAGCCAACTAATAAGATTGTACGTCCAGCTCCAAGGAAATGCTATGGAACATAACGGGCCATTCACTGGCCAGAACAGAAAACTTGAAACGCCTggctacattttattttccagggagcacagcaaCTCCTGGCTCGCAAAAGCaccaaatcaccccaaaacgAGAACGACTGGTATTTTTGCCCTTCCACGCCTCCCTTGGGAGCCGCTGTGCATCGCTCCGCGTCCGAAACCGCGCGCCCGTTCTCAGCCCGAGCCCCGggcgccccgcggccgccgcgaCACCCCcacccctggcagggctgatgCGCTCCCTCATCCCGGCGCACTTGGTGGCAGGGCGGGGCCCCGCGCAAACTTGCGCGGCCGCCCCGCGAGGGGAGGGGAGCTGAGCTGCGCCGAGCTGAGCAGAACCGACCTGAGCGGAGCGTAGCCGAGTCGAAtcgagccgagccgagccgagccccCCTggcggctccgcgcccgccccgcgtTACCTGCGCGCGTGTCCCgccgcgggggcggcgcggcgaGGCGAGGCGGCGGCTCCGGTCCGCGCTCACGGCTCCCGCAcgggcgggcggagcgcggcTCCGAGGAAGCGGAGGGAGGCGCGCAGCCCCCAGGGCTAGCGCCGCATCTTACGAGGGTGCTGCGGCGGCGCCGGGGCTCGCCCGCGGCCGAGGGCCgggccccggggctgggggtgccGCCGTCGGTGCCGCACCCGCCGCCCGCTCGGCTGAGCTGGGGCCGCAGCGCGGGCGCATCTCCGGAGGCCgctccaggcagccctggagcccGGTGCTGCAGGTGTGACAATCAGAGTTTCCATGGAAATACAGCGAGACGGTAAATACACCTCGCGCTCCCCGGTGCTTAGGGGATGCTCTTGGTGCCTCACCCGGCACTCCGGGCACGGCGTTTTGAGAAGGTGAAACGCGCTGCGAGTCTCGGGACATAGCGAGGCGCGAGCACAGACAGGCAATCACAGAACGCTGATCAGAGCTCCCCTCGCTTcggctggagcagagctccgGAGGTTTTTATCCCTGCTGCTCAAATAccctttaatttttattttagaataggTGGAAGGTAATAGTTTTCCCCCAAACAATTTCCCTTGCTGAGCTGAGTTTGGTTCTTACCGAGCAAAATATCTGAAGggtggttttaattttatctgAACAATCAGTGAGAACACAGGGCATTTTCTTGTGTGAGCAATATTTAAAGCCTAAAAACTGTTGGATATGTCATAGTACAAAGCATGAAAAGACAAACTCTGCTACTCTCACCAGCTGTTATCTTCTAGCACAAGAAGAGTCATTGATCATAGTCCTATTACAGAGCTACGGCAGAACTCAGTGACATGTGGGTCCCTGGGAGCACAAGTGGCAGAATCTGACACAAAAATGTAATGACTTTCCCATTTGCTAAGGTGCTACTTTGACAGTTGATATTAACACAGCGCTGCAGAAAAGCTGTCCCTATAATTAGCCTGTGAAAGACTGTACCACACAAAGACAAAACAAGTGGATCAATCATATTGTAAAACAACCTTTGAAAAGTCCAGGTAGGCTCCTTATTTAACTTGTGTATTGTGAAAATACTCATTGAGCCATCCAGGAACAAATAATCTTCATCTTCAGCAGATGAGCTCAGGATGGTAAAGAAGATTTCATCCTATCTTCTTTTGAAGATTTCATCCCATCTTCTTTTGCCTGCCTCTGCATAATTCACCACCCACTGCTGGTGAATCACTGCATGTGCAAgtggagcacagggagctgccaggtgGAAGTGACGTGCCAATCCATCTCATCGTATTAACACAACTCTCCTGTTAGTCACAACGGAGAACAGAATTAATCCTTTTTAGGCCTGAGTAGCTGTTCTTAGCATTTTTGACCATCTTCCCACCTAACACTGATGGTTTTGAAGCCTTTCACGAAAATTTTTGACCTATAGATAGAAACCCACCATGGCTCTAACACACGATGGGCACAATTAACACTTTCCCTACTTCTCTTGTTGCAGGAGAGCTTCCCACATTGCTGGCTCCACTGCTTGAAGTGGAAGGTCTCTCCTGGAAAAAGTGAAGTTTTAAAGACACTACATCTCTCTATGGAAACTGCTGGCTACAGCAGACTGATAGTGTGTTTTACAAGTAGTCTAAAtttgctggcagagcccagtgGGAAATTAAAGTTTCTTATATTGCACAAGTGTGATTTATGTGGGATGCCATTGTACCTTCATAAAGGTACAAACATCCTACCATCATGTTAAGCCATTTCTAAGGTCACCTGGTGCAGTTTCCCAGGGAGCCTCCAGAAAATATGTGCTTCTTAGCAGGAATAGTCAGTGAGACAAGTATTCCTTCCTCAAAGCAATTCTCTCTAAGAATAAAATAGTctacttttttgttgttgttgttgattgTCTTATTTTAAAAGGGTTCATCAGCCAGTAATGTATGGCAGGTGtgagattatttattttattccccACAGACCTGTAAACAACACCACATTTTCCACAACTGTATCTGTACATTTCATACCTGATACTTGCACACATCAGAGAATATTACTATTCAGActattataattttttcctttcctctgtttaTGTACCTCTGTCTTGCCAGTAATATTACTGAATAATGAAATCAATAATCTAGAGATAGAAAAGGTATGTCCATTAGAGATATCAAATGTCAGGAGTGACAGCAGATCATAGTACAGGTTCCCTAGAAACCAGCTACCATATGATTGTTGAAACCACAAAGGAGTCCTTGAGGAAGTAAGAGATGGTGATGATGAAAGGTACCTcctctggggagctggggaaaaaatggtgcATCAGAGAGAGAAGGCTGGGATTCCTGAGTCAGAAGCATACAAcagaaaatacaggagaaaacTCTGTGTCTATATGAATTCAAATTAGTTTTGTCATGTTTCTTACCACAGTCCCAAACGTATCCTTTTTTTGGGAGAATCATTCCAATATCTTAGAAAATTTTGCCCTAAAGGCAAACTGTGGAAGATATGAAGACTCAAACCCCTAATGGAAATCCATGAGAACTGATAAATGCCACAAAACCAAAGGTCTGAAGCACCTAATATCCAATTCCACAGTATGCACTCAATCATCAAAATCAAAGTTTTCCATGAGAAAAAGTCTAATGTTATTGTAAAGTCTGCTACCAATGGAGAACCTATCCATGGGCAAACCAGTGTAAGTGGTAAGACATAGCTGCTACAGAATTTGAGAGATTTTGTGAGATCCATATAAAGCATTTGTGTTGGTTAAAATTCTTCACCCAACCACTTCACGCCCagaaaaattctaataaaatactattaaaaatacCACTAATGTCTGGCTTCTGCATGGTCCCTCCCTTCCACACATTCTTAGCTTGCATAAAACAGCAAGCCTTGGACTTCTGAGAAGGTGGCAATGGTTGAGATGTCTGTGCGATGAAAGGCAGGACACCTGATGGTTAGCTAATAAAATACTTCCAAGGGTGAGCCTGGAATAGTAAGTTTTGTTTCCTAACATGTCATCACATTTTTTGGCTGATGTTATGCACATTGATCTGTCTGGATGTTCGTGTGTGGGGCCTATTTCTGCTTCATCTGAAGCCAGATGAGAGCTTTTGTATGAGTGTATAGGAGTTTGAATCCTGAATGGACACAGTGGGGTGCCCATAGCAGAAAACATGACTTAGTACTTTAGCCAGGTGGACATAATTTAGGTTATAGCTCAAGCAGCCTTTAAGCAATATTTCATGTGATAAGGATAGATGTACACTAGTCAGCTTGGCTGTATTGTTGAAAATGGAACTGTAGCAGCAAGACTGTCAGCAGAGATGAACCACATAATCATTCATGcagctttttttggtttatgaCATTAGCAGTCAAATGAAGTATTGTTATGTTTGGTGTCAGATGCAGTTATGTCAGAATAAACATGTTCTTAGCCAAAGAGAGAATTTGCTGCAATTCAAATTACACTGAACAGCAAAAGGCCTATTTAGTCTACTGATGACAGACTTTTGCCCCAAGGACCATGAGTTCCCTTATCTTTGAACAGAGCAGTGTGAAATGCAAGTATTTCAATGGCACGGATGCTCATTATTAGAAtacaaaaccaataaaaaataaagttaaaaaaaccctttggaGAGTGTTTCCATTAATTTCCATAGTGGTGACTTCAGTTTGCTTTATACAGAACAGAAGATAGAAATCACCCTCCTGGTATTCTTTCACttaatggattttaaattttaaggaGGGATTGCATTGCCTGAACACACGAAGATACATTGCAATAAAAGCAACAGCCTCATTTTATGAAACCTTTTCTGAGTTTTACAGTGAGAAAGAATTTTAATGGATTTACATCTTAGTCTGTTTTTCctatatgtttttaaaaaaacatctcATTCCCTTCTCAATGTTTTGCTTCAAAGGCTGTTATATTTCCTTAATTGAAATACTTGTATTCTGTTTATTGTACTAACTCTCTTTTTGCAATGTCATGCCTtcacacaaacaaacacatgcacacaaacgAAGTCTTCCAATCCAGGGTGCCTTTGATGTACTGAAAAATCTATTCCCTGGAAGAGGATAATCATTAACACAATGGTTATCTTACTACTCCAGTGTTCTCATGTCCTGACAATCATCATCAATAAAATAAGAGTTATGAGGAATTATTTGACATCTTTGTGAGCTTGGAGCTCCAGAAAGAGACCATCAGCTTGGTGTTGAGGCTGGAGATGCACAGAACAACCAGGATCTGCTAATGCCTGATTTTCCTGCGGAGCATATCTGATGCACAAAATGTATTCCATACAGTTATAATGGAATGTTTGAAAAGAGTCAGCATCTGTTTATTAATTTAGCATGATTATTTTTTAGTGTTCACATCTATTAGTGCTCGCATGTATGTGAAATGCTTCAGAGAAGACTGATATAGCTCCAACTGATTTAGTCACCTGAGCTGAATACATAGCAGTATAGTGAAGCAGAAAGCTTATAGCAAGGCTGGGGTTATAGCCTGTgtgcacatatatatacacatatatatgtgtgtgtgtgtgtgtgtgtgggtgggtgtgggtgtgggtgtgggtgtgggtgtATTCATGTACATACACTTACATGTAGCACACATGGTTGAGAGACTCAGGGACTGAGGCAGGGCTTTCCATTGCTCTACACAAACACTGTTCAATGCCTGGCCTTGCTTCTGCCTGCATTGTGAATAATACCATGGATATTTGTTGTTATCACTGCGAGTTCAGGTCACTGAGTGACACGTAGGTTCTATCTCCAGTCTTTTATAGGTAATTATTATATTTGCATGGTATAACAGGGGTATTGTGAGGTTTGCTTTGCCCATGTTTATGCAATGTTTGAAAttcaaatgtgttttaaacattaaaaagagAAGTATGATGAATCACTTCATTTGCTGCTGAAATGGAGATCCTCATGACTAATGACAAAATGGAGGGGAAAGAAGATCATATGTGTCTGAAAATTCTgatgtttctgaaaaaattgGCATTTAGTAAACAAATGACTCTGTGGTACATTATATGAATCTAAACATAGAATAGAATGTGAGAAACAGGCAAAATTCACAACTCCCTACATCCCTGTCTTCCCAGGCTCAACATCACTCTCGTCTCCCAACTGCTCTATATTCCCACCCCTCTGAGTGGTGTAGGGAATGGGAGTTctggtcagttcatcaccctttttctctgcctctcctccctcctcatgATGTTCCCCTGATCCAGCATGCGTCCTTCCCATGGGtttcagtccttcaggaacagactgCTCATGTGTGGACTCCTCTCTGTGCACCACACATGGATATCTGCTCCTGCCACGGTCTTGCAtgagctgccagggagcaaCTTTTGTCACCATGGCTTCACCACAGGCAGTGGGGGAgaggaatctctgctctggccaACAGTGGGTGCATTTTGGAGTCAGATGAAAATGGTTCTGGTTGACGTGGGTGTACTCTTCTCACAAAAGCAACCCCAGCAGGTCCCCGACTTGCCATGTAAACTCAGGTCTCTTACTCTGAACTGGTCTTAAAAATGTATCTCTGCCTTGGATACCTGGTAGCAAAATACAACAATTTTGTATCACAGaatgcttattttaatttttaaatagcCATCTTGGCCATATGGGTAAGAACATTACAGGGAAGTAGTGGGAACAttctggcattaaaaaaaaaaaaaaaaaaaaaaaaaaaaaaaaaaaaaaaaaaaaagcttttactcTGCCTAGCAATACATCTATTGCccttaaaaatgtctttattgcCTTTATTGCTTTATTGGACAGTGTGGATATATAATTCCACATCCAAAGCAATGAGAACTTCAGTTGTACGTGTGTCCAAGAGTGTCAGAGTGTCACTGCTTCAGACAGAAATATGCTCTTTATGAGACCTTCAGCTTGGATCCCTGCCTGAGTGTACCTACTTTTGCTCTGCTCAAAGGCACGCATGCTAATGACCTACATAGGACTGAAGTTCTTGAGAGGCATTATATACAGCCTGCACTTTccttctggctgctgctcttaaaatgtcagcagcaccacagctaCTGGTTTACAGCAGCCTTGCAGTGTGCCTGCAGTTGTCTTGCTTACATCGAGGACTGCGATTACAATGCAGTTGAGCCGAGCTCCTGTAAATACAGTGCAAACATCAGCCTTATTCTGGGTTCTGAATTCCTTTGTGGCTTCTTCTACAAAAAAATGTCACGATCATTGATTCAGTGCAATGAATTTTTTTAGCTCTAATTAGCCTGGTTTCTCAATTGAGAGTTATTCATGACACAACAATGTTGCTTGACTGTGGGTAAGAATGTGAGAGCATGCAACTCCTTACACAGGAAAATTCTATCTGGAACCTTGGATGAATTAGGGAACttctgttttccaagaaacacaAGCTCTTATTACAGTCTGCAGGTTTTGTCAAggcattttaaaagtgtttcttATGTTTATCTAGGTAACTTCTCACAGACTTCCCAATTTACTGTGTCTTTTATGCCCATTGAAGTAGATCAGGGCAGTGCTTTTTGTGAGCGAGACAGCAAGATGTTTCAGGAACTTGATATTTCTTATTGGTCCAGTCATAGCTATTCATGACAAATGCAGAGCAGAAGCTAGCTTTACTGGTTTAAAAAGCCAAACCTAAACTTTGTAACTTGCTCCTTATGCTGCAAATCGCTTCCTCGTCCACTAACAATTTCTATTTCCATCTCCAGTTTGGCCACAAGATGGCAATAACTTGCAGACAAAATGAAACAGGCAGACCGATTTGAAATTGTCTCCCTTCCTGAGCTTTTCCCAACGCTCTGCCCCCACCCCCCCCTCTtttgtttcaatatttaattgcatttctttcGGAATTACTAGGCAACCCACCCCCAGATGTGCAGTTTAAAGGTGATGTGCTTGCAGTGTGGTTTTCAGGATCTACTCCGTAGAGCACCATCATGTGATACTGGGGTAAGGTGGAGTTCAGCTTTAAGGGGGAGTCTCCAGCCTTCCTCACCAATCTTTAGGATCTGACTGGAGAAATACCAAAGgatccttctcctttccctgctccttctccatccAGCCTCCTGGGCCAGCCCCTGAGCAGACCAAAGACGGGCAGAGCAGTTGCAAGGTGAGTTTCCCCCGTGGTTGCTTTTCCATGACTCTGGGTAGTTGTGTGCCAGTTAGGCTGGTGTTTCCTCGCTGTCTTAGGTGCAAGTGACAAAATCCTCCAAGGGAGGATTAGGTTCCAGATAGAACTTCCGAGCAGCTGGGTGAACCTTCAGCTCGTGCTGACAGCATTTTGCTCTCGCTTTTGAACAGCTCTCATAGTTTTATTGTACATTTCCATTCACCTCACAGTACATTATTTCACCCTTTTTGTCTGCTGGTTCTAAACTTTTGATCAAAATCTCTCCTGGAGAGTCAGGAGGCTGTGCTTGTGTGTGACTGTGCAATCAGCCAGAGGGGTCTGCAGGGCTATGGGTTTTCCCCATGCCAAGCCACCACTCAGAGTGGGGAGGGATCTCCTTCCTGACTTAGGACACAAGGAACTGTGCAGCTGTCTGGGAGATTGCACTTCATGCCCCTCTGTTGTCTGGTCCATTTTGCAGAAGGACAGGAAAGAAGGACTCCTGTCAACTTGGCAGCAGTGGGCTGGTTCCTAGATACACTCTTGCACACAGCAGAGAGGTTGCATCTCTGCTAAGGGAAAGATgaggggagaaggagcagagcatGCTCTGGTTTTgagttttatatttaataaataagcAAGAGCAGAGCTTGGCTAAGGAAGTAGAAAAACCAAGAGCATTAAACCCTAGACACCTTATTGCTGGGGGCAGTTTGGTCCTGACTGGTGAAAGAACCTGTCCAGTTCCCTCCTCGCAGGACATGGCTCCTTGCCTGCTCTTGCCATCATTCTGTCAAGTCACAGGGCTGGAGTGCCCACCTTGTGCCATACAAGTGATGATGGGGTTCATGATTAAATCCAGGTGTTGATTTTCAGACTATGATAAAGTTACACTGTGGGAATTGAGGAGCCCTGGCTCTCCACATCAGCCACATGCTTTCCATTTGGGTAAAGCACCTACTTCTGGCTGTGACAGAAGTGATGCTTCAAGGGGCCTTGGGGGTGGAAATTTCTTTATTAGACCCTAAAAAAGATTTGGTAGACTAGGAAATCAGATAAATTTAGTTAGCAGACGGTCTGAGAGGTAAACTCAGGTGCATACCTAGATAGCTTGAAAATCAGAGTAGTCAAACAGACAGAGAAGCCTTTTGTCTGAAATCACTGCTGTTAACTCTCACAGTAAAATGTCACTCAGAGGCAAGCTACATTGCCTGTCACAGTTTCATGTAGCCTTGTGCTGATTGAAAGAGCCAGAAGAGCCAGCAGGGGTTAGCTCCTGACAGCGGAGAGAAGGCATGGCATTGGCTTGGTCATCCTTTGGCTGACCCTCAGGAGGAGTTGCAGCTGCAAGCCCAGCCCTGACACATTGCCCTAGGGAGGAGGCAGCCAGCTCTGGTGCCCAGCATGTGGCTGGTTAAAAGGGTGTCTGCCACCAGTAAGAGACAAAGACAATTCTTTTCCAGAGACTTACATAGTACAGAGATTTATATCGAGTATCATTTAAGAACAAAAGCTCACCTATTCAGGGTAACTTCTATTGAAGTACATTTTAGTGGGCAAtgtttttacagcttttctgaTAAATGCCATATGAAGTCACATTTGAAACCCACTTGTGTGAATTTTAAGTGGCATTACTTTCATTACCACAACCTAAGGTTAAGTGAGCAATAAATTTAGCTCACAGGAGTGGGCAGAGAGAAAGTTCTAGTCTCAATGTGGAATGCAGAGCCACTAATGATGCCCAGATTCAGTGGCACTGTTGGCAAGTTGAAGTAAAGGTATGTCAGGTTATCAATTAATtggtttttaattgtttattaattaattttattttattttttaatttgccttcTGAACACAGATGcttgattttcagatttttaaaatccaggGCCTTGCAAAGGGGTGGTTATTTAAGCATGCCTATTTCCCTTGCTTGGCTAAAGAAATTTTCTGGGGTGTTTAAAATTTGCcgagttttgtttttttgtcttgtatttttctttctttgctgcaaAGCCCTGGTAGCTAAGATTAAGGTGTTCAGAGTTCCCGATTTACCTTGGACtcagtgccagtgctgctgagggcaCTTGGCCGCTCAACATCAAGTGTatgtgttttggggaaaaaaaaaaaaaaaaaaaaaaaaaaagcagcaattgaGTCATTTTTCCACCCGTCACATTAGTCAGATGggctttcccctcctcctcatGTGATGCCTGGATATAATTTCACTTAGGGCAGTTTAAGAAAGCAGACGTTTGCAGATCAAACTTGTGAAAAGGAGACGTAAAACACAAAGTGGAGTCTGCGCTGGTGGAAGGCTGAAATTACTTCCCGGCTCGCTGTTTCGTGCGACTTGTGCCGGCGGGAACGGGCCGGGCACGGCTCGTGTCCCCGCTGGCCGTCCCGCGCCTCggtcctgcctgctgcctccttgcGCAGcccgcggagcggagcggagcggagggagcccggcggggagcggcgggcgcggggcggctccgctccgctccgcccggGGCAGGCGCCGCGCCCGGCGGTGACGggccctgctgcttcccttgtCCCCAGGTGCTGCGAGGGACATGCGGCACTGAGGAGCGGGCTCGGCCCGGGCTCCGCTGCGGGGCCGACGGGCGCGTTCTGAGCTCGGAGCGGTCTGGATGaacgcggcggcggcggaggtCGGCGGCGAGTTGCAAACAACATGAATACCTCGGTTCTCGCCCCACTGGGAAATATTTCCGGTCACCTGAATTTTTCGGAGATGAACTCGCAGATCTTGCAGTTTGAGGACGAAGATTGCCACGTGCCTTTGGCCATGGTCTTCACTTTGGCCTTGGCTTATGGGACTGTGATAATTCTGGGAATCTCTGGGAATCTGGCCTTGAttgtcattattttaaaacaaaaggagatGCGCAACGTTACCAACATCCTCATTGTCAACCTGTCCTTTTCTGATCTCCTAGTGACCATCATGTGTCTTCCCTTTACTTTTGTGTACACTTTAATGGACCACTGGATTTTTGGGGAGGCCATGTGCAAGTTGAATCCTTTCGTGCAATGTGCCTCCATCACTGTCTCGGTCTTTTCTTTAGTCCTCATTGCTATCGAGCGCCATCAGCTGATCATCAATCCCCGCGGCTGGAGGCCGAACAACAGACATGCCTACATGGGGATTGCTGCCATATGGATTTTAGCCACAGCTTCCTCCTTGCCTTTCCTGATCTACCACGTATTGACAGATGAGCCCTTCAGAAATGTAACATTTGATGAATATAAGGACAAATATGTGTGCTTGGACCTGTtcccctgggacactgccaggctTTCTTATACCACAACGCTTTTGGTGATTCAGTACTTTGGACCactttgttttatatttatttgctACCTGAAGGTAAGATAGAATCCTCTTGCAATATGTACTTCGTTCTACCTGATGTTTGTTTATTCTTGCAAAGATGACAGTGGTAGGTTAATTTATCCCATGTGTTTCTCTTTGTTGAATTTCCTGCAGATATACATACggttaaaaaaaaggaacaacaTGATGGACAAGATGAGAGACAGTA
Above is a window of Motacilla alba alba isolate MOTALB_02 chromosome 4, Motacilla_alba_V1.0_pri, whole genome shotgun sequence DNA encoding:
- the NPY1R gene encoding neuropeptide Y receptor type 1 — encoded protein: MNTSVLAPLGNISGHLNFSEMNSQILQFEDEDCHVPLAMVFTLALAYGTVIILGISGNLALIVIILKQKEMRNVTNILIVNLSFSDLLVTIMCLPFTFVYTLMDHWIFGEAMCKLNPFVQCASITVSVFSLVLIAIERHQLIINPRGWRPNNRHAYMGIAAIWILATASSLPFLIYHVLTDEPFRNVTFDEYKDKYVCLDLFPWDTARLSYTTTLLVIQYFGPLCFIFICYLKIYIRLKKRNNMMDKMRDSKYRSSETKRINIMLISIVVAFAVCWLPLTIFNIVFDWNHEILPVATCSHNLLFLICHLTAMISTCVNPIFYGFLNKNFQRDLQFFFHFCHFHSREEDYETIAMSTMHTDVSKTSLRQASPITFKKINNDDDEKI